A genomic window from Salvia miltiorrhiza cultivar Shanhuang (shh) chromosome 5, IMPLAD_Smil_shh, whole genome shotgun sequence includes:
- the LOC130984916 gene encoding B3 domain-containing protein At3g06220-like, translated as MARKRGREGRFVSTVEGAEFFKVYLPQFSSHQIRIPPDFTKNFRRALNEKVILKNKDGKTWYVEVKETPEGVFLKDGWPRFVDYHGLKVGEFLVFRYNGSYSFLVQIFGTNGCKKEKFGPQNIATHVKSEVESDNDDSSSVDRSKLFKRFEEEEEDNNNEFPKRPSFVSPPSRRKMLKIPEEVMNNENVHLEAEVNLRNAEGKEWPVNIYTMLNGPTFLGRGLCAFQRDNNVGPKDCCKFIFGNQTTIDVKILRH; from the exons ATGGCGAGGAAGCGTGGAAGAGAAGGGCGTTTTGTAAGTACTGTGGAAGGTGCAGAGTTCTTCAAAGTGTATCTGCCTCAATTCAGCTCTCACCAAATT aggATACCACCAGATTTCACCAAGAACTTCAGAAGGGCACTGAATGAAAAGGTCATACTAAAAAACAAAGATGGTAAAACATGGTATGTAGAAGTGAAAGAAACCCCAGAGGGAGTTTTCCTCAAGGATGGATGGCCGAGGTTCGTTGATTATCACGGGTTGAAAGTCGGGGAGTTCTTAGTGTTCCGGTACAACGGGTCTTATTCATTCCTTGTACAAATATTTGGTACAAAcggatgcaagaaggaaaagtttGGCCCCCAAAACATTGCCACACATGTGAAATCTGAAGTAGAATCTGATAATGATGATTCATCAAGTGTTGATAGAAGTAAACTTTTCAAGAG gtttgaagaagaagaagaagataacaACAACGAGTTTCCAAAACGCCCGTCTTTTGTTTCACCTCCTAGCCGTCGCAAAATGCTG AAAATCCCAGAAGAAGTGATGAATAATGAGAATGTCCATTTGGAGGCAGAGGTGAATCTGCGCAACGCAGAAGGGAAGGAATGGCCGGTAAATATCTATACCATGCTCAACGGCCCAACGTTTCTTGGCAGGGGGTTGTGTGCATTCCAGAGGGACAACAACGTCGGCCCTAAAGATTGCTGCAAATTCATATTTGGGAATCAAACAACAATCGATGTCAAGATTTTACGCCACTGA
- the LOC131026632 gene encoding SUN domain-containing protein 1, with the protein MSASTVSVTANQGPTTRRRAVEKNLPSGGSDLAAATAVITESDARLTAGDTAAAILRDARRTPSQFQAKKAGVGKKPAKPRWLTLISILTKNLALVVVLLGLVQMVRWTVVNSGRDIGDLSIMSGDFEGKLAEVEKSVTKTMKAMQVQMSALEHQVEDGIGSVRKEFDEKIERKGAEVDLKLKALDVRSDAFEKFMDGFRTKSLLSKEEFSEFFEEFKKTRKGDITEVSVDDIRNYAKEVVMKEIEKHAADGLGMVDYALVSGGARVVKHSEPFRGGKAGGSGGWLVQRNKVCAEAERMIRPSFGEPGQCFALKGGSGFVEIRLRTAIVPEAVTLEHVAKSVAYDRSSAPKHCRVSGWLQTDPEIPTEKMFFLTEFTYDLEKSNAQTFKVESAASNLVDVIRLDFTSNHGSASHTCIYRLRVHGREPSPVPSLEIQS; encoded by the exons ATGTCCGCCTCCACCGTTTCAGTCACCGCTAATCAGGGGCCCACCACTCGCCGCCGGGCGGTCGAGAAAAATCTTCCGAGCGGTGGCTCCGATTTAGCGGCTGCGACCGCAGTAATCACGGAGTCCGACGCTCGGCTCACCGCCGGGGACACTGCCGCAGCGATTTTGAGGGATGCGAGGAGAACTCCTTCCCAGTTCCAGGCGAAGAAGGCCGGCGTGGGCAAAAAGCCGGCGAAGCCGCGCTGGCTGACTCTGATCAGCATTCTAACTAAAAACTTGGCGTTGGTGGTGGTTTTGCTGGGTTTGGTGCAGATGGTTCGGTGGACAGTGGTGAACTCCGGTCGCGATATTGGGGATTTATCGATAATGTCTGGGGATTTTGAAGGGAAGTTAGCCGAGGTGGAGAAATCTGTTACGAAGACAATGAAGGCGATGCAAGTTCAGATGAGTGCGCTGGAGCACCAAGTCGAGGACGGCATTGGTTCGGTGAGGAAGGAGTTCGacgaaaaaattgaaagaaaggGGGCGGAAGTTGATTTGAAGTTGAAGGCGTTGGACGTGAGGAGTGATGCTTTTGAGAAGTTTATGGATGGATTCAGAACTAAGAGTTTGCTATCAAAGGAAGAGTTCAGCGAGTTCTTTGAGGAATTCAAGAAGACCAGGAAAGGTGATATCACTGAGGTTAGTGTTGATGATATAAGAAATTATGCAAAGGAGGTTGTGATGAAGGAAATTGAGAAGCATGCGGCCGATGGGCTGGGCATGGTGGACTATGCACTGGTGTCAGGTGGTGCGAGGGTAGTGAAGCATTCGGAGCCATTTAGGGGTGGGAAAGCCGGTGGCAGTGGGGGTTGGTTGGTGCAGCGAAATAAGGTTTGCGCCGAAGCTGAGAGGATGATTAGGCCAAGCTTTGGAGAGCCTGGTCAATGTTTTGCTCTTAAAGGGGGAAGTGGGTTTGTTGAGATCAGGCTAAGGACTGCCATTGTACCAGAAGCCGTGACTCTTGAACATGTTGCTAAG AGTGTGGCTTATGATAGGTCGAGTGCACCCAAGCACTGCAGAGTGTCTGGATGGCTGCAAACCGATCCAGAAATTCCTACTGAGAAGATGTTCTTTTTGACCGAATTCACCTATGACCTTGAGAAGAGCAATGCTCAAACTTTCAAGGTGGAGTCAGCAGCCTCTAACCTTGTCGACGTTATCAGGCTCGATTTCACTTCAAACCACGGGAGTGCTTCTCATACGTGCATCTACCGGCTGAGGGTACATGGCCGTGAACCGAGCCCCGTTCCATCTCTGGAAATACAATCTTGA